The following DNA comes from Riemerella anatipestifer ATCC 11845 = DSM 15868.
TTAATTATTGGTATGCCCCTATACTTGGGTTGTTGGTTCTTGACTCTTGTGTAATATCTTTTGGTGCTTTCTGAGCTGAAGTTAGATTGGCTTTGCCTTTAGCTGGTGATTTATCTTGTAATCTTAGATTCATTTTTGAGGTAAAATAATTCACGAAAAGAGGGTCTTCATTCTTTATAGAATTAACCACCGATGCGTTACCGTCCCAATTATACCCCGAATCCGAGCCATATTTAACTAATGAATTCTGGAAAGAATAATCAAAAACTTGCCCTATGCTAGGCTTTAAAACAATGGCATTATTCGCCTTTCCATAAACAATGGTATTTTTGAGTTGAAGGTTTAACGGAGCATATACTTTTTGACCGTTTGCATCAGTCCATTCGTTATAAGCCTCTATGCCCAAAGGTGTGTAAACAGATTTTAATGAAAAGTAATTAGCCAATGTTGCGTGTAGCAAATCGTAAGTTCCACCTTTAAAGATGCCTATATTAGCCGAGCCACAGTTGTTAATCACTAAGTTTTCTGCATTTACCGTAGCGTTAATCCCTTTAATCCCATAATCTTGGAAAGTATGGATAATGGTGTTTTTTAAATTTACTTCGGCGCGATTGGCTTCAATTCCTGTATTTCCACCGAATATTTTGGCATAATTCACATTAGCTCTTGCTCCTTGTTCTAGCACTATACCGTCCCAATTTGCAGGAATGGTATCATATCTCGCCTCGTTCCTATGCCCTCTCATAATGACTTCCTTTTGGAAGGCTCCATTGATGTTCAGCTCGGAATTTTTAGCAATCTTTAGTCCCGAGTTTTTATAAAAATAGACTTTAGTCCCTTCTTCTATTGTGAGCGTTTTGCCTTCTGCAAGTTGTAAAGTTCCGTAAATAATTTTAGCCTTAGTAGAATTCCAAGTCGTGTTTTCTGTAATTATTTTAGGATTATCTTTAGTTGAAACAAAAAACTCTGCATCTTGCACTACGGAAAGTAGTGTTACCTTTTGATTATCATTCTTACCAAACAAAATTTGGTCTTCCACCACCATTTCTGTGGTAGTTGCCACTGGAGCTATTTCTACGAAGATATAAAGGCTGTCTTTTCTACGAAGTACCACATCTGCAAAATCAGTCCCTGCCTTGCCATCTACATTGATACGGTATGGAGAAGCACTGCCTTTTTCTAAATGGATTCTAGGTATTTTAATGTCTTTATCTTCATCGTTATAGACCTTTATAGCATAGGTTTCTGAACGAGTGTTATGGTAAACGGTATCTAAAACCAAAGTGTCTTTAGAAAATCTCAACGGTAAAGAAGGTTCTTCAAAAGCAATATCTTGCCTACAAGAAACCAAAAACAAACTCATTAACAGAACAATACCTACTAGGATTGATTTCATTTCGTTTTATATTTAATCCTTTCAAAGATAGAAATTTTTATTCTAAAAAAGTTTTTGCAGAATTAAAAAAAAACTCTATTTTTGCAGTCTAAAATTTATAGTAAAAAAGCGACGCCATTACACCGCTTAGTTATTAAAATTAAATTAAAAAGTTAAAAAATCATCACAATGAAAAAAGGAATCCACCCTGAAAACTATAGATTAGTTGTTTTCAAAGATATGAGTAACGATGAAATGTTTCTTTGCAAATCTACTGCAGAAACTAAGGACACTATCGAGTACGAAGGTCAAGAATATCCACTAATCAAAATGGAAATTTCTTCTACTTCTCACCCATTCTACACTGGTAAAGTAAAATTAGTAGATACTGCTGGTAGAGTAGATAAGTTTATGAACAAATACAAAAAATTCGCTAAAAACTAATTTTTTGTCAAAACATATTTTAAAACCTTCCTAGATTTGATTTAGGAAGGTTTTTTTAATTAAATTAGCCCATCATTAAAATTTTAACCCTATGCAAATTGTATTTTCTGACGCCCAATACTGGGGAAATTTCCTTCCACTTACTTTTACTAGACCCATCGCTGAAATGAGGTGTGGCATACTTACCTTTTCTGAAAGATGGCAAAAGCTACTTGACATTCAACACACCGCTTATATTACAGAAGACTATTTACAAAATAAATTCCCAAAGCCACAGGCTGAAGAAAGTCTTTTTTTAGTTCCTAACTTTATCCCTACAGAAAATGTACTGAACCAAATTAAAGATCTTAAACTTGGTGAGGCTCTCGTTTACGAAGATAAACTAATAGCAGCAAGAGTAAATATGAAAGATTTTTCTCTAAAACAAATAGAGAAAATGACGGATATTACAGAACCTCTTACCTTTTTTAAAAGACCGTCTGATTTGTTTGCATTCAATGATAAAGCGATAGATTTTGATTTTGAACTCATCACCAAAGGAAGAACCTCTCAACCTCTTTCTGAAACCAATGGCTTTTTAGGTAACCCTGAGAACCTCTTTATAGAGGAAGGTGCGAGTGTAGAATACGCTACCATCAACTGCCAAAAAGGGAAAATATACATCGGAAAGAATACAGAAGTAATGGAAGGCTGTAACCTAAGAGGTCCTATTGCTTTATGTAACAATGCTATTTTTAACCTCGGTGCTAAAATCTACGGTGCTACTACTATCGGACCTTATTGTAAAATAGGCGGCGAGGTAAACAATATTATTTTCTTTGGATATTCTAATAAAGGACACGATGGTTTCTTAGGTAATTCCGTGGTGGGAGAATGGTGTAATTTTGGAGCGGATACCAACTCCTCTAACTTAAAAAACAACTACGCTACGGTAAAGCTTTGGAACTACCAGTCTAAGAAATTTGAAGATAGCGGACTACAATTCTGTGGACTGATTATGGGCGACCACTCAAAAACGGCTATCAATACCCAACTTAACACAGGGACTATTGTGGGCGTGGCTGCTAATATTTTTAAAAGTGGATTTCCGCCTAACTTGGTAGAAAACTTTAGCTGGGGCGGACAAAGAGGAGATGAAAAGTTTAATCTAAAAAAAGCCTACGAAGTTGCTGAAAAAGTAATGCAAAGACGAAATGTAACTTTCTCCGAAGACGACCAAAATATCCTTAAATGGATTTATGAAAATTACTAACATAACTATGAAAAACCACTTATTCAAAAGAGTGGTTTTTTCTTTTTTTAACATCATTGTTAAAAGTATTTATCTCAATAACGACCATTTTTAGGCTTATATAAAATTCACTAAATTTGTAGACTTAATTTTTGTCATGAGTGCTAATTCTAAAACAGCGGCTTACCATACTTTAGGCTGTAAACTTAATTTCGCTGAAACTTCCACCATCGCTAGACAACTGTCTGATGCGGGTTACCAGAAAGTAAACTTTGATGACAGAGCCGATGTCTATGTAATCAATACCTGCTCGGTAACAGAAAATGCCGACCGTGAATGCAAAATACATGTAAAAAGAGCTATGAAAGCCAACCCCGAAGGATTGGTGGTAGTTGTAGGTTGTTACGCTCAGCTAAAGCCCGAAGAAATTTCCAAAATAGAGGGCGTGGATTTGGTATTGGGAGCCAAAGAGAAGTTTAATATCTTAAGCTACTTAGAAGATTTAGAAAAAGCTCACAACGAGGGTATCGTTCACTCTTGCGAAATAGAAGAAGCCGATTTTTTCATTGGTTCTTATTCCATAGGAGACCGCACGAGAGCCTTTTTAAAGGTACAAGACGGCTGCGACTATAAGTGTACTTACTGCACCATACCTCTAGCACGAGGCATTTCTAGGTCTGACACTATAGAAAATGTGATTAAAAACGCTCAAGAAATCGCTACTAAAGACATTAAAGAAATTGTTTTAACAGGTGTAAATATTGGCGATTACGGCAAAGGGGAGTTCGGTAATAAGAAACACGAGCATACTTTTCTAGACCTCATCACAGAATTAGACAAAGTAGAAGGGATTGAACGCATTAGAATTTCGTCTATAGAACCTAACTTATTGAAAAATGAAAGTATAGAACTGGTTGCCCAAAGCAAAAGGTTTGTGCCTCATTTTCATATTCCGTTGCAGTCTGGTAGTGATGAGCTCCTCAAAAGAATGAAACGCCGCTACCTCACTAAGCTGTACAGAGATAGAATAGACACCATAAAATCTGTAATGCCTAACGCTGCTATCGGGGTAGATGTAATTGTGGGCTTCCCTGGAGAAACGGAAGAGCGTTTTTTAGAAACCTACCATTTCCTAAATGAGTTGCCTATCTCTTACCTTCACATCTTTACCTATTCTGAAAGGGAGAATACCGAAGCCGTAGCAATGAACGGCGTAGTACCTATCTCCGAAAGAAAAAAGAGGAACAAAATGCTTAGGATTCTGTCCGAGAAGAAAAAGATGGCTTTTTATCAGTCTCAACTTGGGAAAACATTGCCTATCCTTTGGGAACACGAAAATAAAGACGGTATGATGTTCGGATTTACGGAAAATTATGTAAGGGTAAAGAAACCTTTTGACCAAAGTTCCGTTAATCAAATAGAAACATTAAAACTCAACAGAATAGAAGCAGACGGTACAGTATCGGTCAGTTCTTCTTTTGAACAGTTTTTAGAGAATACCTAAAAAAACAAAAGCCTCACAAATTTGTGAGGCTTTATTGTTGGTTTTAATTCTAGTTTACATTCTGTTTACCACACCAATGCCTAGTAATTCTAGACCTCTCTTAATAGTTTTTGCTGTAAGAGCAGAAAGTTTCAGACGCAAGTTTTTAACCGCTGCGTCTTCCTGATTAAGAATAGGATTATTCTGATAGAAAGAATTATACGACTTTACTAAATCATAAATATAATTAGCCAATTGTGCTGGACTAAGCGTCTCTGCCGCCTTAGAAACTACTGTTTTAAAATTACCCAAATGTGTTATAAGCTCCTTTTCATAAGCATTGATTTCTATATCATCTGCTAAATCCTGTGGTTCATAACCTGCTTTTTCTAGCAACGATTGGATTCTCGCATAGGTGTATTGGATAAATGGTCCTGTGTTACCATTAAAATCTATACTCTCCTCTGGATTAAACAACATCTTCTTCTTAGGATCTACTTTAAGCATATAATATTTAAGAGCTCCTTGCCCTACAATTTCGTAAGAACGCTCCTTATCTTCTTCTGGCAAATGTTCTAGCTTCCCTAATTCTTGAGCTTTTTCTTTGGCAGTGAGGTACATTTCCTGCATCAAATCGTCTGCATCTACCACCGTTCCCTCTCTTGATTTCATCTTTCCGTGTGGTAACTCTACCATACCATAAGAAAGGTGATACAGATGCTCTGCCCAATCGTATCCTAGTTTTTTCAAGATTTTAAATAGCACTTGGAAGTGATAATCTTGCTCGTTTCCTACGGTGTAAATCAGTTTTTGTATATCGTTTTGCTTAAAGCGTTCCACCGCTGTCCCTAAATCCTGCGTCATATAGACGGAAGTACCATCACTACGCAATAGTAATTTTTGGTCTAAACCTTCATCGGATAAATCACACCACACCGAGCCGTCCTCTTTCTGATACAATACTCCTTTAGAAAGCCCCTCTTGTATTAAATCTTTTCCTAATATATAGGTATTACTTTCGTATTGGATTTGGTCAAAATCAACACCTAATCTTTTATAAGTTTCTCCGAAACCATCGTAAACCCATTGGTTCATCTTCTGCCACAACTCACGCACCTGAGGATTTTCTTGCTCCCAATCTAGAAGCATCTTTTGTGCTTCCACAAAAATTAGAGCTTGCTTTTTAGCTTCGTCTTCTCCTAAGCCATTTTCTACAAGATTTTGGATTTCTTTCTTGTATTCTTGGTCAAATTTAACATAGTAATTCCCTACTAGCTTATCTCCCTTCAGTCCAGAATCAGCAGGCGTTTCTCCATTACCAAACTTTTCCCACGCCAACATAGACTTACAAATATGAATTCCTCTATCGTTAACAATTTGAGTTTTGATGACATCATATCCCGCCTCTTTCAGTATTTGAGCGACTGAATAACCCAAAAGAATATTTCTAATATGCCCTAAATGTAGTGGTTTATTAGTATTAGGGGAAGAATATTCCACCATTACCGTTTGGTGCTTAGGTGTAACTGTTCCAAAGTTTAGTTCTTCTGCTTTAAAACTTTCTATAAAGTATTTATTTTTAACTTTAAGATTAAGAAAACCTTTAACTACATTAAAGCCTTCTACAAAATCACTAGAATTTATTAAAGCTTCTCCTATCTCTTGCCCCAATGCATCTGGACTCTTCTTAAGTTGCTTCACTAAAGGAAATATTACCACCGTAAAATCTCCTTCAAAATCTGTTTTATTTTCTTGTACCTCCAAAGTTATATTTTGAAGCCCATATACAGACTCTACAACTTGAGTAATACTTTCCTTTATATACTCTTTAATATCCATTAATCATTTTGTTTTAACTCTGCAAATATACACAAATAAAAAACCACCCCGAAAGGTGGTTTTTCTATTATTAAGTTATTTTACTACTAGTAAATATCCCAAAATATACGAGACGATACTTTATCTCCTCCTTTTAACTTACTTGCAGCAGCTGACACATTTGCATTATTCAAAACATATTCTTGGTCAGAATACTTCATTCTAATTGGCACAGCTTCTACTGTAGAGTTTTCTGGGTTTTCAAATTTAGGATAATCTAACCTTCTTGTAAAGTTCCAAGCCTGATAACCTCTATTAAACATAGCTACCCAAGCTTGCTCCCCTATAGACTTTCTCCAATTTGACCCTAAAGTATTATTTGCTAAATAGGTTGTTATATCAGCAGCAGAAACTCCATATTCAGTCATAGATGCCTTTATTGCAGAAGCAAATAAATCCTCTTTTGTCCCTCCTACAGAATACCCTCTAGCAGCTGCTTCGGCTCTAAGAAATGATATTTCTGTAAAGTCCAGCAAATACCCTGAAGCTTCGGCTCCTGAAATGACACTAGTAAAGTGAGAAAAACTTCCAAATGAATTACTATTTCCATACACTCCCCCCTTATATTCTCCGCCAACAGTCGTAAACCATACTGCTCTTCTAGGATCTTTAGTAGCATTCATTGTATTTACCAAAATATCTGATGGTAAATAGTCATCTCTTCCAGACGCTACGACATCTAAATAAACAGGGTTCGGAAATAATCCCGTAGGAAATTTAGCTAAACCAAAATTATCCTCCATACTAGAAAAAAGTCCAGCACTATAAGCCGCTTCAGCCATTTGTTTTGACAATACAGGATTCTGATCCGCTATATTTAATGCTAATTTAAACTTTAGAGAATTCCCCATTTTTTTCCATTTCGACATATTACCCCCATAGATTATATCAGTAGAATACGATCCCTCAGAGGTATTTATATTGGCTACAGCAGCATCTATTCTAGCAAATAAATCTTTATATATAGTTTCAGCATCATCATACTTAGGAGAGATGTACTTTGCTTCTTTATTGTCTGGTGTCAATTGTAAAGCATCAAAGTAAGGCACATCACCGAATGTATCTACTAGATTAGCCCACGCATAAACACTCAACAACTCAATAACAGCCTCTTTGTTCTTTCTCTCTACATCCGATACATTCTCAGTTGCTAAAAACTTCTTCGCATCTCTCAATGCAGATAAAACCCCTGGAGAACTAGAGTTCTGAGCTGACGAGGACATCATATAATTATAATGAGTCCTAGAGATAGGTCTCGTCACCATATCATAATTAGACTCATCTACATAGGTAGTTTGAGACCATTGTTGTGTAAAAAATCTGTATATATTTCTATTTACACTAGCTGTCATTATTTGTGACATTAATGTCTGTTCAGCACTAGCAACCAGATTTCCTGAAGGAACCACTACTGGACGTTTAGGATCATCATTTAGAGAGGTTACATCACTTTCACAAGAAACTAACGATGTAGCAACACCTGTCCCTAAAGCTACAGCTCCCAAAATACTTGTTATCTTTATTATTTTTTTCATCTCAAAATTTCTTTAATAATTCTTAAAATTTAAATGTTACATCTATACCTATATCTCTAGTAGTAGGTAGCACCCCTATAGAGTTTCCTCTTGCAGAGAGTCCTCCACCTGTTCCTGCTTCTGGATCAGCATAAGGTAAATTTTTGTGTATAATCCATAAGTTTCTACCTACTATAGACACTTTAGCATCTGTTATAAATGTATCTTTTAATAACGACTTTGGTAAGTTATAGCCTATACTTGCCTCTCTCAACTTCACATAAGATGCGTCATAAACAAACCTTTTAGCTGGCATTCTTCTATATCCATCAACATTTCCAAACGCACCAGCCCCTATAGTATAAGTTGTGTTTACATTACCATTAGGGTTAACACCATCCCATACTACTCCTTTAGTTCTATAATCTCCTACTGCAGTTTCTTCATATAAACCAGTAGCTAAGCCATAATACATATCCGTAGAGAACACATTTCCTCCTTTCTTAACATCTATCAAGAAGCTAACAGATAATCCTTTGTAATGAAAACTGTTTCTAACTCCTCCTGTCCAATCTGGAGTTATATTCCCAATAACCTGATTTGCTTCTCTATAATAACGTCCTGTTTTAGGATCTATTACTTTATTTCCATTAGCATCATATCTATAATCTGTACCTACTAGCACCCCAAATGGTTGCCCTACTCTAGCATTAAGAGAAACCCCTCCTTGATAAGATGCTAACAAATAATTATCAACCCCTGGGAATAGTGATACAACTTCACTTCTATTTTGTGCCCAGTTTACATCTATATCCCAACGGAAATTAGCCGTTTTAATTGGTGTACCATTCACCTGTACTTCTATACCTGTGTTATTAACTTGTCCAGCATTAATCAACATACTTCTATACCCTGAAGCAGAAGATATTGGCAAGTTAATAATTTGATCAAAAGTTCTCGTCTTATAGTAAGCTATATCAAAGCCTAATCTATTTTTAAAGAACTGCATTTCCATACCTGTTTCAAACTCTTTAGATCTTTCTGGTTTCAAATAAGGATTAGCCAAGAAATTAGGCTGATCAAAAAGACCAGAGTTTACAAACATTCCTCTAACACTATAGGTATTTCTCAACTTGTACGGATCTGTTGAAGCCCCAACTTCTGCATAGTTGGCTCTTACCTTCCAAAAACTAAGCCAAGATGGTTTAACTAACTCTGATATAATGAAAGTCCCTGTTAAAGACGGGTACCCATATACATTACTACCTTTCGGTAAGTTTGAACTCTTATCAAAACGATATGTTGCATCAACAAATAACATCTTCTTATAATCAAAAGAAGCCGTAGCATAAGCTCCCGATGTAACATAAGTAGCCACATTCTCGATAGGAGCAAGCACAGTAGATGCAGAGTTAGAAATAGCATAAAGACCATCTGCTACTAATCCTCCTTCTGTTGATTGATAAACATTATCGTACTTATTTCTTCTAACATTACCTCCCACAATACCCGTAACTCCTAAATCTGAAGTAATATTAAATTTATAATTAGCAAATAAATCAAAGTTTGTCTCTGTAGAAGTTCTATTATTCCTTGCATAACCAGACGAAACATCGTTACCTGAAGTACCAAAACTTTGAGGTAATGTCCCTAATGCTAATCTTTCTTCAATAAGCATCGCCAAATTATCATGCGATAGTTTAGCCGTTACTCCTAAGTTTTTAGACACCTCATATCTTAGCTGAGCATAACTAAAGCTTCTCACTCTGTCATCAGATTGATAACTCTTATATCTTTGAAAATAAGGGTTATTCCAATAAGCAGGGGCTGAATTAGTAGCCGATTTTCTGTTCCATGTAACATTCTGCTCTCCACTTCTATAGTAAGCATCCCTCAATTCCAAAATATCCACATTGGTTTGCCACCATTGTCTAAAATTTGTAACTATATTGTCTGAATACCCTGTTTCATTTCTACCCACAGTATTCTGTAAAGTTAATGCTGAATACACTGTAGCCGTTAACTTATCCGTAAATGCATAGTTAAACTTAGTAGATAATGAATTCTTTCTTAAATTGGAATTTGGTAACAAACCATTGGAAAGCATATTAGTATAGTTTAAACTAATATTTCCATTTTTATCACCTTTCTCTAAACTTATAGAGTTAACTGTAGTAACAGGTGTTTCAAAAAAAGCTAAAGGTCCATTTTTAGCTGCAACCCAAGGAGTTGCTTTACCAAAATTAGGCGATGTTGGATCGTATGAATTCCACTGATACACAAGTAAATTTGGATCAAACTCCGCACCATAAGATGCATCCTCACTAAACGGAACCTCGTATCTACCATCAGGTGCTGTATTGAAATACGAGTCCTCATTAGGACCATAATAAGGTCCATAACCTGCTCCATATCTTTTCTGATATTTAGGAAAGGTTGATTTATCAATAAACCCTACATTAACAGACGATTGTAAAGTTACTCCCCAATTCGTTCCCTTACCTTTACCATTTTTCGTTGTTATCACAATAACACCATTACTTCCTCTTTCACCATATAATGCCGATGCCGCAGCACCTTTAAGCACATTCATTGACTCAATATCTTCTTGATTTATATCAGACAAAAAGTTACCGTAATCAAACTGCCCCGAAAGTGTAGCATTGTTAACTGGAGACCCATCTATTACAATTAGTGGGCTACTGTTTCCCGTAAGAGACTTAAAGCCCCTAATCAATAGATTGGAAGAACCTCCAAAGTTATTATTAGTATTAACCTGTAATCCTGCAACCTTACCAGATAGTAAAGAAGCCACATTACCTGTATTGGTTGTTCCTGAAGTTAAAGCTTCTGCCTTAACTTCAGTTGAGGCATATCCAAGAGATTTTTTTTCTCTTTTAACCCCAAGAGCAGTCATTACCACTCCCTCAATTTGAGTTGTCTTAGTCACTGAATCCTTCTTTACCTTTTGTGCATCTACTGTTACAAAAGATGAAGTAAGAACTACAGCTAAAACACTTGTTGTTAATTTCTTCATTTCAAAATAAATTTTTCACTGAACAATTTTATAACATTATCTTAACATACACAATAAGTAAGTTAAAATTTCTTAAAAAAAGTTTAATTTTGTATAATCAACAATTACATATTTTACATTTAATTAAATTTTATGAAATTAGCAAAAAAATGGACTAAAAATTATATAGAAGCGGGCTGCGATGAAGCTGGGAGAGGATGTCTATGTGGTCCTGTGGTTGCAGCAGCTGTTATTTTAGATGAAAATTTTGAGCAAAACCTCATCAATGACTCCAAAAAACTTAATTTTAAAACGAGAAACGAACTGGATTTATATATTAAAGATTATGCTTTAGATTATGCCATAGCAGAACTTCCGCCTAGTTTTATTGATGAACATAATATCCTAAACGCAAGCATACACGCGATGCACCTTGCCTTAGATAAACTAACCATTCGCCCAGAACTTATTTTAGTAGATGGCAATAGGTTTAAGCCCTATCCTTTCACGCCACACGAGTGTATTATAAAAGGAGATTCTAAGGTTTTATCTATTGCTGCAGCTTCTATTTTAGCCAAAAATTACAGAGACCATGTTATGATTAAACTCCATGAAGAGTACCCAGAATACGGCTGGAACAAAAACTTTGGCTATGCTACCAAACAACACCGAGAGGCGCTTAATAAGCTAGGACCTACCATACATCACCGAAAATCCTTCAGGTTAGACTATAATTAAACATATGATAAAAATCATGTTTTTTATTTAACAATTTGTTAACAAAAAAATAACCTCAAAATCGATGATTTTGAGGTTATTTATACTATTTCTAAATTTACTTTTATTTGCGTTTAGCTCTCTGTTGCTCCTGCAATCTTTGTTGTTCTTGAGCTTTTTCCATCATTTCACGCATCCTTTTTTGGAACTTACCTTCCTTTTTAGGCTTCGCTTTGTTAGCTTGAATCTGTGCATGGATTGTTTTTTCATCTAAAATCCAGTACTTAATCACTAGGATAATGATAATATTGATACCGTTAGATACAAAGTAATACCAAGATAATCCTGATGCCGCAGAGTTCAAGAAAAACAAGAACATTACTGGGAAAATATACATCAAAGGCTTCATATTAGGCATACCTTCCTGCGTTGGTTGTTGCATATTACCTGCTGTCATCACTGTATATATCAATAATACCGCCGTACAAGCCAAAGCAAAAATGCTGATATGCTCTCCCAAAAATGGAATATGAAATGGTAATTTTATTAAATCATCATAAGCTGTTAAGTCGGTTGCAAACCAGAAGCCTTTCCCTCTTAAATCTAACATATTAGGGAAGAAACGGAATAGTGCATAGAATATAGGAATTTGTAACAATGCTGGTAAACACCCTGCTAACTGATTAACACCAGCCTTTCTATACACCTCCATCACTGCTTGTTGCTTCTTCATTGGATCGGCGTCTTTGAGTTTGGCATTTACTTCCTCTATTTCAGGACGAATCACTTTCATCA
Coding sequences within:
- a CDS encoding ribonuclease HII is translated as MKLAKKWTKNYIEAGCDEAGRGCLCGPVVAAAVILDENFEQNLINDSKKLNFKTRNELDLYIKDYALDYAIAELPPSFIDEHNILNASIHAMHLALDKLTIRPELILVDGNRFKPYPFTPHECIIKGDSKVLSIAAASILAKNYRDHVMIKLHEEYPEYGWNKNFGYATKQHREALNKLGPTIHHRKSFRLDYN